TTACCTAAGAAGCCCAGCTCCACCGCGAAAAATGACCACATACCGCCCAAGCTGGGCACATCGCCAACGTTTTCATTGCTGCCAAATCACCAAAACGGTCACGAGCTACCGATTCGGGGGTGGCAAAAAGCTGCACACTACCCCCTCCCCTGCACGCACCCTTAGCTTTTCCAAAGCTCCCCACATCGCCCAGGCCAGTTCACCCCGGCGCCGCTTTAAGCTTTTCGACGTACACTCGCGGCCATGACAACGAAGATCCTAATCACCGGCGCCAGCGGTTTTATTGGCGGCCACACCGCAGCGAACTTAAACCAACTTGCCCCCAAAGCTCAGATCAGCCGCCTATCGCGCAGCCCACGAGAAGAACCGGGCTGGATATACGGGGATTTTGCAAAACCCGAAACGCTCCAGGCAGCCTTTCAAGGCCAAGACGTGGTCTTTTTAGTCTCCACCACAGAACGCGCTGATCGCCTAGAACTGCACCAACACGCAGTAGACGCCGCACGCCTGGCAGGCGTGCAACACATTGTCTACCTCTCCTTTTATGGCGCCGCGCCCGATGCCACCTTCGCACATGCCCGGCTGCACTACGCCACCGAGGAGTACATCAAACGCTCCGGTTTGCACTACACCTTCCTCCAAGACAACTTCTATACCGAGGCCACAGCCGCATTCATTGTTGATGGCGCCATCCGTGGCCCGGCGGGCGATGGCAAGGCGGCCTTTGTCAGCCGCGAAGATGTAGCACGCAGCGCCGCGGCGGTATTAGCGCAGCCTGAACAACACCGCGATCGGGCCTATCAACTCACCGGACCTGCAGCCATCAGCATGGAAGAAGTGGCCACCATCGCCAGCCATTTCCTTGGCTCGCCGGTGCGATACATCAACGAAACACTCGAGCAAGCCCGCGAATCCAGAGCTTCGTATAACGCCCCGGAATGGGAGGTAGATGCCTGGATCTCCACCTACACCGCCATTGCCAATGGTGAGCTCGATGGGGTAACCAATCACGTGGAAAAGCTCACCGGACATCCGCCAATGAGCGTGGTGCAGTGGTGGCAACAGCACAGCGAGTAGGGCGTGCTGCGTTTTAGGCGCTGAAACATTACAATTTTCTCATGTCTTTTACGCTCGCCGCTGATAATCCCGCCGACCAGGTACAACAGGCCGTCCAATCGCTTACTTGGCACGATCTCGGCATTGGCTTAGTCATTATTGCCGTTGGCGCACTGATCGCCTGGATAGTCAAGCTGATTGTGAACCAGGCGCTGCTCAAGATTGCCCACCGAACCAAGGCCTCTGCCCGGGCGTTTTCCTCGATTACGCAGTGGGTGGTGATTGCACTGGCCGTCGCGGCAGCGATTACCTACGTCTTTCCTTCAGTCAAGCCCGTCAACCTTATCGGTGGGCTGGGCGTTGTCTCTATTGCAGCCGGTATCGCCTTCCAAACGGTGCTTGGCAATACCTTCGCAGGCCTGGTCATTTTGATGCGAGAAACTCCCCTGGTGGGCGACCAAATCCAAATTGGTGATGTTGCAGGCACCATCACCGATATCAACCTATCCACCACCACGGTGCGCACCTTCTCCGGCCGGCAGGTCTTGATTCCCAATGGCACGCTGCATACCTCCATCGTCACGGTGCAAACGCGCCATGAATGGGTGCGCACCAATTTCGACGTCAAGATCCGCCATGCCGAGGACTTCCAAAAGGCTCGTGAAGTAGCCGTTAAGGCATTAGAAAAGGTCGATGCCATCCTCGAATCCCCAGCACCGGTGGCTGTGTTGCGCCAGGTAGCCGATGGTATGGCCACGATGGAGGTCCGCTTCTGGTCTGGTTCACGCCAGATGGATACCGTAGCAGCGCTCGACGCGGCCATCGTTGCTGTAACCAGCGATCTGCGTAAAGCCGGTATTGAGTTTGGCCCAGATAATACGGTGATGTTCGCCGGTGGTGAGTAGGGTGGCGTCGAAAAGCTGATTGTTTACCCTTGATTTACTTCTGCCACATCGCGGTGACACCTGAAGCTTCTAGCGTGAAGTGCCGGACAACATCCAACAACACTTCAGGAGCACAGCAGCATGGGGATCAAGGGCTTGAATCTACTCAGCTCATTTGCATCGAGCCGATCGGCAAAAACCTGCGAATATAAGTGCGGTAACGCCTGCCTGGGCGAACCCACCAATCAATCGAATAACCAGTACTTTGGCGCAATCGTCTCCCGCCGCGGGATCCTCAAGGGCTCCGGCGTGGCGGTGGCCTCACTCGCAGGCGCCCAGGTACTCGCAGCCTGCGGCAGTGAAGGAAGCAGCGCGGCAAGCAGCACCGCACAAGCCGCAGCCAGCAGCGAGGCCAAGAACATCGCATTGCCTCAGGGCATGAACTTCCCCGTGGTTGAGCCCAATAAAAAAGACGAGGTTGTTGTACCCGAAGGCTACGACAAGAACGTGCTGATCGCCTGGGGTGATCCGATGTTCGAGGGCGTGCCGGAATTCGACATCAACAACCAAACCGCAGCCAATGCCGAGCGCCAATTCGGCTTTAATAATGACTTCGCCGGGCTGATGGATCACCCCAGCGACGACAACCGCATGGTGTATGTGTGCTCCCACGAATACACCACCGAGCCGCACATGTTCCCTGGCTACGACGTGGAAAATCCCACCGATGAGCAAATCAATATCGGCCTGGCCAATCACGGCCAAAGCGTGCTCGAAGTATCCAAGGTTGGCGATAAAGGCGAGCTCAAGCGTGAATTTGGCCCCTTAAATCGCCGCATTACCGCCACCACCCCCATGAAGATCCAGGGTGTGCTCGCCGGCACCGAGTATGTAAAAACCAAAGATGACCCCCAGGGCACCACGGTGCTTGGCACCATTGCTAACTGCTCCGGCGGCATGACTCCTTGGGGCACCTACCTTTCCGGTGAGGAAAACTTCGAGCCTTACTTCGCCAACTACCAAGACGTCAAAGATGAGCAGGCCAAGAAGTACTGTGAGCGCCTCGGCTCCGAGGAAGGCCCAACGCTGCGCCAGTGGGAACGCCTGCATGAACGCTTTGACCTGTCCAAGCAACCCAATGAGATCAACCGCTTTGGCTACTTAGTAGAAATCGATCCGCTTGATCCCAACTCTGTGCCCGTCAAGCACACCTCCGCCGGCCGCTTCAAGCACGAGTCAGGCAATATTTATGTCACCTCCGATGGCACCGTCGTGTGCTACACCGGCGATGACGCCCGCTTCGAATACATCTATAAGTTCGTTTCTTCCCGCAAGATCAAAGAGGGCGATACCGCCCACAACATGGGCATTCTCGACTACGGCACCTTGTACGTGGGCAAGCTGGACGGCAACTCCCCCGAAAAAGAAATCGACGGCTCCGGTGAGCTACCCAGCGATGGGCTTTTCGACGGCCAAGGCACCTGGGTACCACTGCTGACGGTGGATGAGGATGGGGCGAAATCCCATATCGATGGCATGAGCCCAGAAGAAGTTGCCGTGTACACCCGCTTCGCAGCCGATGAGGCAGGGGCCACCAAGATGGACCGCCCAGAAGACTTTGAGGCAAATAAGCACAGCGGCAAGGTGTACGTTGCACTGACCAACAACTCTTACCGCGGCGCCACGGGCAAGGACGCGAAGAAGAATAAAGAAGACGCCAAAGAATGGGCGCCGATCACCGAGAACAAGAATGGCCTCGTCATGGAGCTTGACGACGATCACGCCGGCGAGAAGTTCAAGTGGAATATCTTGCTCGTCTGCGGAGATCCCGAGGCTGCCTATAGCTACTTCGGCGGCTTTGATAAATCCAAGGTATCCCCGATCTCCTGCCCGGATAACCTCGCTTTTGATGATCACGGCAACTTGTGGATCTCCTCCGATGGCAACGCACTCGGCTCCAATGATGGCCTCTATGCCGTCGGCCTCGAAGGTGAAAACCGCGGCAATACCCGTTGCTTCCTCACCGTGCCCACAGGAGCAGAAACCTGCGGGCCCATCGTGACCAAAGACCGAGTGCTGGTCAACGTGCAGCACCCCGGCGAAACCGATGAGGCCACCGTGGAAAACCCCGCCTCTCACTGGCCAGATGGAGGCAAGACCCCTCCACGCCCAGGTGTAGCGGTGGTGTGGAACCCCAAGGGCAAGATCGGCGAAGGCAACTAGGCTACGTTACCTGACATAACACCCCAGCTGCGAGGCCTGCTGGGGTGTTGTGCTACCTGCCAATCTTGTGCTCGCGCAGTTGGGTAAGCACATAGATTTGTAAGAGCACCGGATAAAGATGCAAGAGCACGCCCAATACCACCAAGATGGCTGCCACCAAGCAGGATTGGGCACAACAGGCCCACACACTAGCGACGAGGTGAATAAGAAAGCCCCAACCGTGGCCTGCCGCGGCTGCCTGCATGTGGCGTGGATTCCAGGGATCATCGCCACGCATCTCGAACACAAGCTTGTTCCACCCAATGCGCGTGAGCGTGGAGTTAAAGATTTTCACCCCCAGCCGGCGCGATGAATCCCGCGAAAGGCGCAGACGCCGCCAAAACGACTCAGGGATGATACGAACAAGCGAGTTGCCCACGAAAGGGGCGATACCGAATGTGCCACAGGTTATGGTGAGCACATATAGCCAACCAGGCGCATCAGCCACGATGGCAATCGCGAGCATTGCAACGCAGGTGAGCAGTGCAGCGAGCACGTTAGCGCCTCCTTGAAATCTTGCGTTCTTGCCTTCTGAGCTGCTGACTTATTCAGCCAGGCCAGCAGCGAGCATGCTTGGTCAATGCTGGCGATGATAGTTGCTGCAGCCTTGTTTTTTTTAACACGCCACATACACTGATAGTTACACGCATCACATTACGGGTATTGCAACGCCCGATGCTTTCCAAGCGAAAAGGCGCACACCACCCGTAGCGATTGTGTAAGCGATGGAAGGGAGGCAATGCCATGACATCACCAAACAACGCATCGAGATCCCCACTCACCCCCATCATCTGCGCGCTCGCTTTGTTCAGTAGCGCTGCGCTCCTGAGCGCCGTCAACGTGGAAGCATCGTGGGTCACACTCGCGCTTTGGCTGGCAGGTTTTGCAGGCTTTGGCATCGCAGCCATCCTGGCTATCAAAACAAGGCGTGGCAACTAACCCAAAAACAAACGCGCACCACAGCACGTGGTGCGCGGATTGCGTTGCTGCCTTAAGGGCGAGCAAGCGGAATCATATTTGCCTTGGCATCGGAAGAATCCACAATCTTCTTGCCAAAGGGGAAGCAGGTCACAGGAATGAGCTTGAGGTTTGCCCAAGCCAAGGGCAGACCAATAATGGTGAGTGCCTGCGCAATAGCAGTGGCGACATGCCCCAGGGCGAGCCATAGGCCTGCTACTACAAACCAGATCACGTTGCCTAGCA
This window of the Corynebacterium pseudopelargi genome carries:
- a CDS encoding SDR family oxidoreductase; amino-acid sequence: MTTKILITGASGFIGGHTAANLNQLAPKAQISRLSRSPREEPGWIYGDFAKPETLQAAFQGQDVVFLVSTTERADRLELHQHAVDAARLAGVQHIVYLSFYGAAPDATFAHARLHYATEEYIKRSGLHYTFLQDNFYTEATAAFIVDGAIRGPAGDGKAAFVSREDVARSAAAVLAQPEQHRDRAYQLTGPAAISMEEVATIASHFLGSPVRYINETLEQARESRASYNAPEWEVDAWISTYTAIANGELDGVTNHVEKLTGHPPMSVVQWWQQHSE
- a CDS encoding mechanosensitive ion channel family protein, which codes for MSFTLAADNPADQVQQAVQSLTWHDLGIGLVIIAVGALIAWIVKLIVNQALLKIAHRTKASARAFSSITQWVVIALAVAAAITYVFPSVKPVNLIGGLGVVSIAAGIAFQTVLGNTFAGLVILMRETPLVGDQIQIGDVAGTITDINLSTTTVRTFSGRQVLIPNGTLHTSIVTVQTRHEWVRTNFDVKIRHAEDFQKAREVAVKALEKVDAILESPAPVAVLRQVADGMATMEVRFWSGSRQMDTVAALDAAIVAVTSDLRKAGIEFGPDNTVMFAGGE
- a CDS encoding PhoX family protein, whose amino-acid sequence is MGIKGLNLLSSFASSRSAKTCEYKCGNACLGEPTNQSNNQYFGAIVSRRGILKGSGVAVASLAGAQVLAACGSEGSSAASSTAQAAASSEAKNIALPQGMNFPVVEPNKKDEVVVPEGYDKNVLIAWGDPMFEGVPEFDINNQTAANAERQFGFNNDFAGLMDHPSDDNRMVYVCSHEYTTEPHMFPGYDVENPTDEQINIGLANHGQSVLEVSKVGDKGELKREFGPLNRRITATTPMKIQGVLAGTEYVKTKDDPQGTTVLGTIANCSGGMTPWGTYLSGEENFEPYFANYQDVKDEQAKKYCERLGSEEGPTLRQWERLHERFDLSKQPNEINRFGYLVEIDPLDPNSVPVKHTSAGRFKHESGNIYVTSDGTVVCYTGDDARFEYIYKFVSSRKIKEGDTAHNMGILDYGTLYVGKLDGNSPEKEIDGSGELPSDGLFDGQGTWVPLLTVDEDGAKSHIDGMSPEEVAVYTRFAADEAGATKMDRPEDFEANKHSGKVYVALTNNSYRGATGKDAKKNKEDAKEWAPITENKNGLVMELDDDHAGEKFKWNILLVCGDPEAAYSYFGGFDKSKVSPISCPDNLAFDDHGNLWISSDGNALGSNDGLYAVGLEGENRGNTRCFLTVPTGAETCGPIVTKDRVLVNVQHPGETDEATVENPASHWPDGGKTPPRPGVAVVWNPKGKIGEGN
- a CDS encoding YccF domain-containing protein, whose protein sequence is MNALHVILNIIWLLTAGIWLWLAYIIAGAIACIFIITIPFGVASFRIANYILWPFGREVVDTGRGGGMSMLGNVIWFVVAGLWLALGHVATAIAQALTIIGLPLAWANLKLIPVTCFPFGKKIVDSSDAKANMIPLARP